The following are from one region of the Periophthalmus magnuspinnatus isolate fPerMag1 chromosome 5, fPerMag1.2.pri, whole genome shotgun sequence genome:
- the LOC117371617 gene encoding inter-alpha-trypsin inhibitor heavy chain H3 isoform X1, whose amino-acid sequence MERRVVLLVLLLLGLVTTLPNQGDWDIYSFHINSTVTSRYATTVITSRVANRMDQSKEIEFHVRIPKNAFISKFRMFMDGEVYDGVVKAKEQAERQYTTAVSRGQSAGIVSSVGRTLEEFKTSVTVAAHKKVTFELTYEELLKRRLGKYELQIFARPMQPVKDFKIDVHINEDAGLKFIESKGGLSTKELANAITKTVTDKQAWVYFYPTVDQQKVCDSCSDDGLNGDLVIFYDVKREVSFGDIQTGDGYFVHHFAPSSLPRIPKNVVFVIDQSGSMHGRKMQQTRIALIHILSDLAEDDFFGLITFDSDIFHWKRELVQATSINIEQAKRFAENIQDRGSTDINRAVLEGTRMLNVHPREDSASILILLTDGDPTSGEINPQKIRANVKRAIAGKFPLYCLGFGFDVNFEILEKMSLDNNGLARRIYEDSDADLQLQGFYEEVATPLLTDVTMIYTGGSNLTQTNFSQYYNGSEIVVAGVITDNNIESFIPEVVAVSRNARVIFSRPNTTTESTVTAPVDRIQRVWAYLTVKQLLEKKLQLSGPEKDKVKKEAMDLSLKYNFVTPLTSMVVTKPPGEDSAVLNKPKEGEQPALPRGAGQLPALPRGAGQRPPLPGLAGQLPPLLGGAGQGYTHRISAPAGHPGLTASRQRFFSPAAHFDPPVAAEIPLLYNSAPKKVFLSRYTPVYDMTDTAHQISIMPILDRATMMPYAPTTIPDTTTQAPQTQRFLLKPENMHFPICFDLPTNINVKILHLPSRGLAIKGMIGLKANGGFTHIFLHVQNDTSIEVDVDSVSVKEGETLTRYSEQTQITAGSVTVIIRDKEIDVSVGDVRLVILVHEISGRKFLWPVFRQMPQDDTAEGVFVFNNRDYEESATYMTTQPTISRIKVKGKEEEVLRDSAVDFSVPVPVSVECWFFFSAQSALQRPTTDLYN is encoded by the exons ATGGAGAGAAGGGTCGTCCTCCTTGTCCTCCTGCTGCTGGGGCTGGTCACCACATTACCCAACCAG GGCGATTGGGACATCTACAGTTTTCACATCAACTCCACCGTGACCAGCCGCTATGCCACCACCGTCATCACGAGCCGTGTGGCCAACCGCATGGACCAGTCTAAAGAGATCGAGTTTCATGTTCGGATTCCCAAGAACGCCTTCATCAGTAAATTCAGAAT GTTTATGGACGGTGAAGTGTATGATGGAGTGGTGAAGGCAAAAGAACAAGCTGAGCGTCAGTACACAACCGCTGTCTCTCGGGGCCAGAGTGCAGGGATTGTCag TTCTGTGGGGAGAACCCTGGAGGAGTTTAAGACTTCTGTTACTGTGGCTGCTCACAAAAAAGTCACCTTTGAACTTACCTACGAGGAGCTACTCAAACGTCGTCTCGGCAAATACGAGCTGCAAATCTTTGCTCGGCCCATGCAGCCTGTCAAAGATTTCAAG ATTGATGTGCACATAAATGAAGACGCTGGACTCAAGTTTATAGAGTCTAAAGGCGGCCTGAGTACCAAAGAACTGGCAAATGCAATTACTAAAACTGTAACAGACAAACAG GCCTGGGTCTATTTCTATCCAACTGTGGATCAGCAGAAGGTCTGTGACAGTTGTTCAGATGACGGCCTGAATGGAGATCTGGTCATTTTTTATGACGTTAAGAGAGAGGTCTCATTTGGAGATATCCAG ACTGGAGATGGATACTTTGTGCATCACTTTGCTCCCTCCAGCCTACCTCGTATACCAAAAAATGTTGtctttgttattgaccaaagtGGCTCAATGCACGGACGAAAAATGCAACAG ACACGCATCGCCCTGATTCACATCTTAAGCGATTTGGCAGAGGATGACTTCTTTGGGCTCATCACTTTTGACAGTGACATTTTTCACTGGAAACGAGAACTTGTTCAAGCTACCTCCATAAACATTGAACAGGCAAAGAGATTTGCAGAGAACATTCAAGACCGAGGAT CCACAGACATAAACAGGGCTGTGCTGGAGGGTACTCGCATGCTCAATGTACACCCCAGAGAAGACTCAGCCTCCATCCTCATACTCCTGACTGATGGGGACCCCACCTCAG GAGAGATCAATCCTCAGAAAATCCGGGCTAATGTGAAAAGGGCTATCGCAGGTAAATTCCCATTGTACTGCCTTGGATTTGGATTTGACGTTAACTTTGAGATCCTGGAAAAGATGTCCCTGGATAATAATGGTTTAGCTCGTCGCATATATGAAGACTCTGATGCTGATCTGCAACTTCAG GGTTTCTATGAAGAGGTGGCTACTCCACTGTTGACAGATGTGACCATGATCTACACTGGAGGCTCTAATCTAACCCAGACTAACTTCAGCCAATATTATAATGGCTCAGAGATTGTGGTGGCTGGTGTGATCACAGACAACAACATTGAAAGCTTTATTCCTGAAGTCGTGGCCGTTTCT AGAAACGCAAGAGTGATTTTTTCAAGACCAAATACAACAACAGAGTCCACTGTGACAGCACCGGTGGACCGCATTCAGAGAGTGTGGGCCTATCTCACAGTAAAACAACTCCTGGAGAAAAA GCTGCAGCTGTCTGGACCAGAAAAGGACAAAGTGAAGAAAGAGGCCATGGATTTATCTCTAAAGTACAACTTTGTGACTCCTCTCACGTCAATGGTGGTCACTAAACCTCCAGGAGAAGACTCAGCTGTTCTCAACAAGCCTAAGGAAGGAGAACAACCTGCTTTACCAAGGGGGGCGGGACAACTACCTGCTTTACCAAGGGGGGCGGGACAACGACCTCCTTTACCAGGGTTGGCGGGACAACTACCTCCTTTACTAGGGGGGGCGGGACAAG GGTACACCCACCGCATTTCTGCTCCTGCAGGACATCCAGGGCTCACTGCTTCTCGTCAAAGATTCTTCTCCCCTGCTGCTCATTTTGATCCCCCTGTTGCCGCTGAGATTCCATTATTATATAATTCAG CTCCAAAAAAGGTATTTCTCTCCAGGTATACTCCAG TCTATGATATGACTGATACGGCCCATCAAATTAGCATTATGCCAATTTTAGACAGGGCAACCATGATGCCATATGCCCCAACAACGATACCTGACACTACAACTCAAG CTCCTCAAACCCAAAGGTTTTTACTGAAACCTGAGAACATGCATTTTCCTATCTGTTTTGATCTCCCAACCAACATCAACGTGAAGATACTGCACCTCCCCAGCAGAG GACTTGCCATAAAGGGTATGATTGGCTTAAAGGCAAATGGAggttttacacacattttcctACATGTCCAAAATGACACATCTATTGAGGTGGATGTGGACAGCGTCAGtgtgaaggagggagagacattAACGCGATACTCGGAGCAGACTCAAATAACTGCCGGCAG tgtgacagtgatCATACGTGACAAGGAGATAGATGTGTCAGTTGGAGATGTTCGTCTTGTGATTCTGGTCCATGAGATTTCTGGGAGAAAGTTCCTGTGGCCTGTTTTTAGACAGATGCCACAAGATGACACAGCTGAAGGAGTTTTTG TTTTTAATAACAGGGATTATGAGGAATCAGCGACATATATGACAACCCAACCAACAATATCAAGAATTAAAGTCAAAGGCAAAGAGGAAGAAGTGCTCAG AGACAGTGCTGTTGACTTCAGTGTCCCAGTGCCTGTATCAGTCGAATGCTGGTTCTTCTTTTCTGCTCAGTCAGCTCTCCAGAGGCCAACTACTGACTTATACAACTGa
- the LOC117371617 gene encoding inter-alpha-trypsin inhibitor heavy chain H3 isoform X3 → MERRVVLLVLLLLGLVTTLPNQGDWDIYSFHINSTVTSRYATTVITSRVANRMDQSKEIEFHVRIPKNAFISKFRMFMDGEVYDGVVKAKEQAERQYTTAVSRGQSAGIVSSVGRTLEEFKTSVTVAAHKKVTFELTYEELLKRRLGKYELQIFARPMQPVKDFKIDVHINEDAGLKFIESKGGLSTKELANAITKTVTDKQAWVYFYPTVDQQKVCDSCSDDGLNGDLVIFYDVKREVSFGDIQTGDGYFVHHFAPSSLPRIPKNVVFVIDQSGSMHGRKMQQTRIALIHILSDLAEDDFFGLITFDSDIFHWKRELVQATSINIEQAKRFAENIQDRGSTDINRAVLEGTRMLNVHPREDSASILILLTDGDPTSGEINPQKIRANVKRAIAGKFPLYCLGFGFDVNFEILEKMSLDNNGLARRIYEDSDADLQLQGFYEEVATPLLTDVTMIYTGGSNLTQTNFSQYYNGSEIVVAGVITDNNIESFIPEVVAVSRNARVIFSRPNTTTESTVTAPVDRIQRVWAYLTVKQLLEKKLQLSGPEKDKVKKEAMDLSLKYNFVTPLTSMVVTKPPGEDSAVLNKPKEGEQPALPRGAGQLPALPRGAGQRPPLPGLAGQLPPLLGGAGQGYTHRISAPAGHPGLTASRQRFFSPAAHFDPPVAAEIPLLYNSAPKKVFLSRYTPDRATMMPYAPTTIPDTTTQAPQTQRFLLKPENMHFPICFDLPTNINVKILHLPSRGLAIKGMIGLKANGGFTHIFLHVQNDTSIEVDVDSVSVKEGETLTRYSEQTQITAGSVTVIIRDKEIDVSVGDVRLVILVHEISGRKFLWPVFRQMPQDDTAEGVFVFNNRDYEESATYMTTQPTISRIKVKGKEEEVLRDSAVDFSVPVPVSVECWFFFSAQSALQRPTTDLYN, encoded by the exons ATGGAGAGAAGGGTCGTCCTCCTTGTCCTCCTGCTGCTGGGGCTGGTCACCACATTACCCAACCAG GGCGATTGGGACATCTACAGTTTTCACATCAACTCCACCGTGACCAGCCGCTATGCCACCACCGTCATCACGAGCCGTGTGGCCAACCGCATGGACCAGTCTAAAGAGATCGAGTTTCATGTTCGGATTCCCAAGAACGCCTTCATCAGTAAATTCAGAAT GTTTATGGACGGTGAAGTGTATGATGGAGTGGTGAAGGCAAAAGAACAAGCTGAGCGTCAGTACACAACCGCTGTCTCTCGGGGCCAGAGTGCAGGGATTGTCag TTCTGTGGGGAGAACCCTGGAGGAGTTTAAGACTTCTGTTACTGTGGCTGCTCACAAAAAAGTCACCTTTGAACTTACCTACGAGGAGCTACTCAAACGTCGTCTCGGCAAATACGAGCTGCAAATCTTTGCTCGGCCCATGCAGCCTGTCAAAGATTTCAAG ATTGATGTGCACATAAATGAAGACGCTGGACTCAAGTTTATAGAGTCTAAAGGCGGCCTGAGTACCAAAGAACTGGCAAATGCAATTACTAAAACTGTAACAGACAAACAG GCCTGGGTCTATTTCTATCCAACTGTGGATCAGCAGAAGGTCTGTGACAGTTGTTCAGATGACGGCCTGAATGGAGATCTGGTCATTTTTTATGACGTTAAGAGAGAGGTCTCATTTGGAGATATCCAG ACTGGAGATGGATACTTTGTGCATCACTTTGCTCCCTCCAGCCTACCTCGTATACCAAAAAATGTTGtctttgttattgaccaaagtGGCTCAATGCACGGACGAAAAATGCAACAG ACACGCATCGCCCTGATTCACATCTTAAGCGATTTGGCAGAGGATGACTTCTTTGGGCTCATCACTTTTGACAGTGACATTTTTCACTGGAAACGAGAACTTGTTCAAGCTACCTCCATAAACATTGAACAGGCAAAGAGATTTGCAGAGAACATTCAAGACCGAGGAT CCACAGACATAAACAGGGCTGTGCTGGAGGGTACTCGCATGCTCAATGTACACCCCAGAGAAGACTCAGCCTCCATCCTCATACTCCTGACTGATGGGGACCCCACCTCAG GAGAGATCAATCCTCAGAAAATCCGGGCTAATGTGAAAAGGGCTATCGCAGGTAAATTCCCATTGTACTGCCTTGGATTTGGATTTGACGTTAACTTTGAGATCCTGGAAAAGATGTCCCTGGATAATAATGGTTTAGCTCGTCGCATATATGAAGACTCTGATGCTGATCTGCAACTTCAG GGTTTCTATGAAGAGGTGGCTACTCCACTGTTGACAGATGTGACCATGATCTACACTGGAGGCTCTAATCTAACCCAGACTAACTTCAGCCAATATTATAATGGCTCAGAGATTGTGGTGGCTGGTGTGATCACAGACAACAACATTGAAAGCTTTATTCCTGAAGTCGTGGCCGTTTCT AGAAACGCAAGAGTGATTTTTTCAAGACCAAATACAACAACAGAGTCCACTGTGACAGCACCGGTGGACCGCATTCAGAGAGTGTGGGCCTATCTCACAGTAAAACAACTCCTGGAGAAAAA GCTGCAGCTGTCTGGACCAGAAAAGGACAAAGTGAAGAAAGAGGCCATGGATTTATCTCTAAAGTACAACTTTGTGACTCCTCTCACGTCAATGGTGGTCACTAAACCTCCAGGAGAAGACTCAGCTGTTCTCAACAAGCCTAAGGAAGGAGAACAACCTGCTTTACCAAGGGGGGCGGGACAACTACCTGCTTTACCAAGGGGGGCGGGACAACGACCTCCTTTACCAGGGTTGGCGGGACAACTACCTCCTTTACTAGGGGGGGCGGGACAAG GGTACACCCACCGCATTTCTGCTCCTGCAGGACATCCAGGGCTCACTGCTTCTCGTCAAAGATTCTTCTCCCCTGCTGCTCATTTTGATCCCCCTGTTGCCGCTGAGATTCCATTATTATATAATTCAG CTCCAAAAAAGGTATTTCTCTCCAGGTATACTCCAG ACAGGGCAACCATGATGCCATATGCCCCAACAACGATACCTGACACTACAACTCAAG CTCCTCAAACCCAAAGGTTTTTACTGAAACCTGAGAACATGCATTTTCCTATCTGTTTTGATCTCCCAACCAACATCAACGTGAAGATACTGCACCTCCCCAGCAGAG GACTTGCCATAAAGGGTATGATTGGCTTAAAGGCAAATGGAggttttacacacattttcctACATGTCCAAAATGACACATCTATTGAGGTGGATGTGGACAGCGTCAGtgtgaaggagggagagacattAACGCGATACTCGGAGCAGACTCAAATAACTGCCGGCAG tgtgacagtgatCATACGTGACAAGGAGATAGATGTGTCAGTTGGAGATGTTCGTCTTGTGATTCTGGTCCATGAGATTTCTGGGAGAAAGTTCCTGTGGCCTGTTTTTAGACAGATGCCACAAGATGACACAGCTGAAGGAGTTTTTG TTTTTAATAACAGGGATTATGAGGAATCAGCGACATATATGACAACCCAACCAACAATATCAAGAATTAAAGTCAAAGGCAAAGAGGAAGAAGTGCTCAG AGACAGTGCTGTTGACTTCAGTGTCCCAGTGCCTGTATCAGTCGAATGCTGGTTCTTCTTTTCTGCTCAGTCAGCTCTCCAGAGGCCAACTACTGACTTATACAACTGa
- the LOC117371617 gene encoding inter-alpha-trypsin inhibitor heavy chain H3 isoform X4, translated as MERRVVLLVLLLLGLVTTLPNQGDWDIYSFHINSTVTSRYATTVITSRVANRMDQSKEIEFHVRIPKNAFISKFRMFMDGEVYDGVVKAKEQAERQYTTAVSRGQSAGIVSSVGRTLEEFKTSVTVAAHKKVTFELTYEELLKRRLGKYELQIFARPMQPVKDFKIDVHINEDAGLKFIESKGGLSTKELANAITKTVTDKQAWVYFYPTVDQQKVCDSCSDDGLNGDLVIFYDVKREVSFGDIQTGDGYFVHHFAPSSLPRIPKNVVFVIDQSGSMHGRKMQQTRIALIHILSDLAEDDFFGLITFDSDIFHWKRELVQATSINIEQAKRFAENIQDRGSTDINRAVLEGTRMLNVHPREDSASILILLTDGDPTSGEINPQKIRANVKRAIAGKFPLYCLGFGFDVNFEILEKMSLDNNGLARRIYEDSDADLQLQGFYEEVATPLLTDVTMIYTGGSNLTQTNFSQYYNGSEIVVAGVITDNNIESFIPEVVAVSRNARVIFSRPNTTTESTVTAPVDRIQRVWAYLTVKQLLEKKLQLSGPEKDKVKKEAMDLSLKYNFVTPLTSMVVTKPPGEDSAVLNKPKEGEQPALPRGAGQLPALPRGAGQRPPLPGLAGQLPPLLGGAGQGHPGLTASRQRFFSPAAHFDPPVAAEIPLLYNSAPKKVFLSRYTPDRATMMPYAPTTIPDTTTQAPQTQRFLLKPENMHFPICFDLPTNINVKILHLPSRGLAIKGMIGLKANGGFTHIFLHVQNDTSIEVDVDSVSVKEGETLTRYSEQTQITAGSVTVIIRDKEIDVSVGDVRLVILVHEISGRKFLWPVFRQMPQDDTAEGVFVFNNRDYEESATYMTTQPTISRIKVKGKEEEVLRDSAVDFSVPVPVSVECWFFFSAQSALQRPTTDLYN; from the exons ATGGAGAGAAGGGTCGTCCTCCTTGTCCTCCTGCTGCTGGGGCTGGTCACCACATTACCCAACCAG GGCGATTGGGACATCTACAGTTTTCACATCAACTCCACCGTGACCAGCCGCTATGCCACCACCGTCATCACGAGCCGTGTGGCCAACCGCATGGACCAGTCTAAAGAGATCGAGTTTCATGTTCGGATTCCCAAGAACGCCTTCATCAGTAAATTCAGAAT GTTTATGGACGGTGAAGTGTATGATGGAGTGGTGAAGGCAAAAGAACAAGCTGAGCGTCAGTACACAACCGCTGTCTCTCGGGGCCAGAGTGCAGGGATTGTCag TTCTGTGGGGAGAACCCTGGAGGAGTTTAAGACTTCTGTTACTGTGGCTGCTCACAAAAAAGTCACCTTTGAACTTACCTACGAGGAGCTACTCAAACGTCGTCTCGGCAAATACGAGCTGCAAATCTTTGCTCGGCCCATGCAGCCTGTCAAAGATTTCAAG ATTGATGTGCACATAAATGAAGACGCTGGACTCAAGTTTATAGAGTCTAAAGGCGGCCTGAGTACCAAAGAACTGGCAAATGCAATTACTAAAACTGTAACAGACAAACAG GCCTGGGTCTATTTCTATCCAACTGTGGATCAGCAGAAGGTCTGTGACAGTTGTTCAGATGACGGCCTGAATGGAGATCTGGTCATTTTTTATGACGTTAAGAGAGAGGTCTCATTTGGAGATATCCAG ACTGGAGATGGATACTTTGTGCATCACTTTGCTCCCTCCAGCCTACCTCGTATACCAAAAAATGTTGtctttgttattgaccaaagtGGCTCAATGCACGGACGAAAAATGCAACAG ACACGCATCGCCCTGATTCACATCTTAAGCGATTTGGCAGAGGATGACTTCTTTGGGCTCATCACTTTTGACAGTGACATTTTTCACTGGAAACGAGAACTTGTTCAAGCTACCTCCATAAACATTGAACAGGCAAAGAGATTTGCAGAGAACATTCAAGACCGAGGAT CCACAGACATAAACAGGGCTGTGCTGGAGGGTACTCGCATGCTCAATGTACACCCCAGAGAAGACTCAGCCTCCATCCTCATACTCCTGACTGATGGGGACCCCACCTCAG GAGAGATCAATCCTCAGAAAATCCGGGCTAATGTGAAAAGGGCTATCGCAGGTAAATTCCCATTGTACTGCCTTGGATTTGGATTTGACGTTAACTTTGAGATCCTGGAAAAGATGTCCCTGGATAATAATGGTTTAGCTCGTCGCATATATGAAGACTCTGATGCTGATCTGCAACTTCAG GGTTTCTATGAAGAGGTGGCTACTCCACTGTTGACAGATGTGACCATGATCTACACTGGAGGCTCTAATCTAACCCAGACTAACTTCAGCCAATATTATAATGGCTCAGAGATTGTGGTGGCTGGTGTGATCACAGACAACAACATTGAAAGCTTTATTCCTGAAGTCGTGGCCGTTTCT AGAAACGCAAGAGTGATTTTTTCAAGACCAAATACAACAACAGAGTCCACTGTGACAGCACCGGTGGACCGCATTCAGAGAGTGTGGGCCTATCTCACAGTAAAACAACTCCTGGAGAAAAA GCTGCAGCTGTCTGGACCAGAAAAGGACAAAGTGAAGAAAGAGGCCATGGATTTATCTCTAAAGTACAACTTTGTGACTCCTCTCACGTCAATGGTGGTCACTAAACCTCCAGGAGAAGACTCAGCTGTTCTCAACAAGCCTAAGGAAGGAGAACAACCTGCTTTACCAAGGGGGGCGGGACAACTACCTGCTTTACCAAGGGGGGCGGGACAACGACCTCCTTTACCAGGGTTGGCGGGACAACTACCTCCTTTACTAGGGGGGGCGGGACAAG GACATCCAGGGCTCACTGCTTCTCGTCAAAGATTCTTCTCCCCTGCTGCTCATTTTGATCCCCCTGTTGCCGCTGAGATTCCATTATTATATAATTCAG CTCCAAAAAAGGTATTTCTCTCCAGGTATACTCCAG ACAGGGCAACCATGATGCCATATGCCCCAACAACGATACCTGACACTACAACTCAAG CTCCTCAAACCCAAAGGTTTTTACTGAAACCTGAGAACATGCATTTTCCTATCTGTTTTGATCTCCCAACCAACATCAACGTGAAGATACTGCACCTCCCCAGCAGAG GACTTGCCATAAAGGGTATGATTGGCTTAAAGGCAAATGGAggttttacacacattttcctACATGTCCAAAATGACACATCTATTGAGGTGGATGTGGACAGCGTCAGtgtgaaggagggagagacattAACGCGATACTCGGAGCAGACTCAAATAACTGCCGGCAG tgtgacagtgatCATACGTGACAAGGAGATAGATGTGTCAGTTGGAGATGTTCGTCTTGTGATTCTGGTCCATGAGATTTCTGGGAGAAAGTTCCTGTGGCCTGTTTTTAGACAGATGCCACAAGATGACACAGCTGAAGGAGTTTTTG TTTTTAATAACAGGGATTATGAGGAATCAGCGACATATATGACAACCCAACCAACAATATCAAGAATTAAAGTCAAAGGCAAAGAGGAAGAAGTGCTCAG AGACAGTGCTGTTGACTTCAGTGTCCCAGTGCCTGTATCAGTCGAATGCTGGTTCTTCTTTTCTGCTCAGTCAGCTCTCCAGAGGCCAACTACTGACTTATACAACTGa